One region of Mucilaginibacter sp. 14171R-50 genomic DNA includes:
- a CDS encoding putative Ig domain-containing protein yields MMKKLILLTCLTAAFVTGAAAQQISIDKGWKFAVGDSAQWAQPDYNDAGWKPVSLTRPWERQGYEDVNGFGWYRLHLVIPTSLKEKSYLKDSLRITLNDVDDNDEVYLNGQLIAKYGGKAGDIKTGDYGPRSYTIAANNPAILWDKQNVLAVRIFDTGGDGGLYGNKFTLAMADVMDPVSINTDADFNYGVNNSLSKSIKLITTSNYVYRGKLTFKVIDPENNAVIYNKTNDASFTAGKPFTYNFSIARLAQKSYAVSYTFTEEKSGKSITKTDGTPYILTPAPALTPKVNGPDVYGARPGNPFLYLIPASGQKPLTYAAKGLPNGLKLDAKTGIISGVVNQKGNYTVILTAKNGLGANSKNFTIKIGDLIGLTPALGWNSWNAFGLSINDERVRVAAKTMIDKLSAHGWNYINIDDGWEAENRAASGEILTNQKFPDMKATTDFVHSLGLKMGIYSSPGPRTCGGYLGSWQHEDQDAKTYGDWGIDYLKYDWCSYTEVAPRDLTLDDMKKPYRVMRASLDKIPRDIMYSFCQYGMGKVWNWGAEVGGNSWRTTGDITDTWKSMADIGFSQMDAAPHAEPGHFNDPDMLIVGKVGWGDNQHNTRLTPDEQYTHISLWSLLASPLLIGCDMGKLDQFTLNLLTNDEVLAINQDALGKEATRATKTADYQVWIKDMADGSKAVGVFNTSDIYQTIVINRNENGLQGLTQVRDVWRQKNVTSPGNSYTVKVAPHGVMLVRFSK; encoded by the coding sequence ATGATGAAGAAACTTATTTTACTGACCTGTCTCACCGCAGCATTTGTAACAGGGGCCGCAGCACAGCAAATTTCAATTGATAAGGGTTGGAAGTTTGCCGTTGGCGATTCAGCCCAATGGGCGCAGCCCGACTATAACGATGCCGGCTGGAAACCTGTAAGTTTGACGCGGCCCTGGGAAAGGCAAGGCTACGAAGATGTTAACGGCTTTGGCTGGTACAGGCTGCATTTGGTTATCCCAACTTCGTTAAAAGAAAAATCTTACTTAAAAGATAGCTTACGCATCACCCTAAATGATGTTGACGATAACGACGAGGTTTACCTGAACGGACAGCTGATAGCCAAATATGGCGGTAAGGCCGGCGATATAAAGACAGGTGATTATGGCCCGCGCAGCTACACCATAGCCGCAAATAATCCTGCCATTTTGTGGGATAAGCAAAACGTATTAGCGGTACGCATATTTGATACCGGCGGCGATGGCGGGCTGTACGGCAATAAATTCACTTTGGCGATGGCTGACGTGATGGACCCGGTAAGCATTAATACTGACGCCGATTTCAATTATGGCGTTAACAATAGTTTAAGTAAATCCATCAAACTTATTACCACAAGTAATTACGTTTACAGGGGGAAATTAACCTTTAAAGTAATCGATCCGGAGAATAACGCTGTTATTTATAACAAAACAAACGATGCCAGTTTTACCGCCGGCAAACCTTTTACCTATAATTTCAGCATAGCCCGGCTGGCGCAAAAGTCGTATGCGGTTAGCTATACTTTTACCGAAGAAAAATCAGGTAAAAGCATTACCAAAACGGATGGTACGCCATACATACTTACCCCTGCACCTGCGCTTACCCCTAAAGTGAACGGACCCGATGTTTATGGTGCAAGACCTGGCAACCCTTTTTTGTACCTGATACCTGCCAGCGGACAAAAACCGCTTACCTATGCGGCGAAAGGACTTCCAAATGGTTTAAAGCTTGATGCTAAAACCGGTATTATAAGCGGCGTAGTTAATCAAAAGGGCAATTATACCGTAATCCTTACAGCCAAAAACGGCCTGGGCGCAAATTCAAAAAACTTCACCATAAAAATTGGCGATCTGATTGGGCTTACCCCCGCATTGGGCTGGAACAGCTGGAATGCCTTTGGTTTATCTATTAATGATGAAAGGGTGCGTGTAGCCGCTAAAACCATGATAGATAAGCTAAGCGCCCATGGCTGGAACTACATCAATATTGATGACGGCTGGGAGGCCGAAAACCGGGCGGCAAGTGGCGAAATACTGACCAACCAAAAGTTTCCGGATATGAAGGCCACTACCGATTTTGTGCATAGCCTGGGTTTAAAAATGGGCATATACTCATCTCCCGGTCCACGCACCTGCGGTGGCTATCTGGGTAGCTGGCAACACGAGGACCAGGACGCTAAAACCTACGGTGATTGGGGGATTGATTATTTAAAATATGATTGGTGCTCGTACACAGAAGTGGCGCCGCGAGACCTTACGCTGGATGACATGAAAAAGCCGTACCGGGTAATGCGCGCATCGTTAGATAAGATACCACGCGATATCATGTACAGCTTTTGCCAGTACGGCATGGGCAAGGTTTGGAACTGGGGAGCCGAGGTTGGGGGCAATAGCTGGCGTACTACTGGTGATATTACCGATACCTGGAAAAGCATGGCGGATATTGGCTTTAGCCAAATGGATGCGGCCCCGCATGCGGAACCCGGCCATTTCAACGACCCGGATATGCTGATAGTAGGTAAAGTAGGCTGGGGCGATAACCAGCACAATACACGCCTAACACCGGATGAGCAATACACCCACATTAGCCTATGGAGCCTGCTGGCGTCGCCATTGCTGATAGGCTGTGATATGGGCAAACTTGATCAGTTTACACTCAACCTGCTTACCAACGACGAAGTTTTGGCCATTAACCAGGATGCATTAGGAAAAGAAGCCACACGCGCTACAAAAACTGCTGATTACCAAGTATGGATAAAAGATATGGCTGATGGCAGCAAGGCTGTTGGGGTTTTCAATACATCAGATATCTATCAAACCATTGTTATAAATAGAAACGAGAATGGCTTGCAGGGGCTAACCCAAGTACGTGATGTATGGCGCCAAAAGAATGTGACGTCGCCCGGTAACAGCTACACCGTTAAAGTAGCGCCACACGGTGTAATGTTGGTGAGATTTAGTAAGTAA
- a CDS encoding dihydrodipicolinate synthase family protein: MGVIWKGVFPAVTTKFTDDDRLDFNAFDKNIEAQIEAGASGIIIGGSLGEASVLSDSEKIELLQHTVKVVAKRAYVILNIAEQTTKAALLCAANAEKYGADGLMMLPPMRYKADEEETVKYFTDVAKSTKLPMMIYNNPYDYKIEVTLDMFEQLSPYKNIQAVKESTRDVSNVTRMINRFGNRFAVLCGVDTLALESLFMGADGWVAGLVDAFPKETVAIYRLAKEGRMQEALKIYRWFLPVLELDIHAKLVQYIKLAESVTGLGTETVRLPRLKITGNERDRVLGVINHAVKNRPELPAGSWGIEAEVDVTGVS; the protein is encoded by the coding sequence ATGGGCGTAATTTGGAAAGGGGTATTCCCCGCAGTAACTACAAAGTTTACAGATGATGACAGACTTGATTTTAATGCCTTTGATAAAAACATCGAGGCACAGATCGAAGCCGGCGCAAGTGGTATTATTATAGGTGGTTCGCTGGGCGAGGCAAGTGTTTTAAGCGACAGCGAAAAGATTGAACTGTTACAGCATACCGTTAAGGTGGTTGCCAAACGCGCTTATGTGATATTAAACATTGCGGAGCAAACCACAAAGGCGGCCCTGCTATGTGCCGCTAACGCAGAAAAATATGGTGCCGATGGACTGATGATGCTCCCGCCGATGCGCTACAAGGCTGATGAGGAAGAAACTGTAAAATATTTTACAGATGTAGCCAAAAGCACAAAATTGCCCATGATGATCTATAACAACCCTTATGATTATAAAATCGAGGTTACGCTGGATATGTTCGAGCAGCTGTCGCCATATAAAAATATCCAGGCGGTAAAGGAATCAACTCGCGATGTAAGCAACGTAACCCGCATGATCAACCGTTTTGGCAATAGGTTTGCCGTACTTTGCGGGGTTGATACCCTGGCTTTAGAAAGCCTTTTTATGGGTGCCGATGGCTGGGTGGCCGGTTTGGTAGATGCCTTCCCCAAAGAAACAGTTGCTATTTACCGTTTGGCTAAAGAGGGCCGCATGCAGGAAGCGTTAAAGATCTATCGCTGGTTTTTGCCTGTGCTTGAACTGGATATCCATGCTAAGCTGGTGCAATACATCAAGCTGGCCGAATCGGTTACCGGCCTGGGCACCGAAACGGTGCGTTTGCCGCGATTGAAAATAACCGGCAACGAACGCGACAGGGTCTTAGGCGTCATTAATCATGCCGTGAAAAACCGCCCGGAATTACCCGCGGGCAGCTGGGGCATAGAAGCTGAGGTGGATGTAACAGGTGTGAGTTGA
- a CDS encoding aldehyde dehydrogenase (NADP(+)) yields METQNLIGYQYIQSGKAFRAVNPATGSELDAEFNAASLQDADKAMQLAAQAFETYSLTGGKGKAAFLRSIAEEINAIGDTLIHQAMAESGLPEARLQGERGRTTGQLNMYANLLEEGSWVDAVIDTAIPDRTPLPRADIRKMMVPIGPAVVFGASNFPMAFSVAGGDTCSALASGCPVVVKAHPAHPGTGALVGEAIKKAAQKHGMPEGVFSLLYDDGYTIGEALVKHPKTKIVTFTGSLKGGMALVKMAQDRDEPIPVFAEMGSINPVILLPKALEKRAEELAKLSAAITTNAGQFCTQPGLLLAVRSVALGKFKTALAAAIADVNSATMLTPGICANFNKLSGDMLADSNVEVIAKSDKLNTDYINQGIAVVTQISASAFLADEKYKEEIFGPYTMLVVADDKAQLEQVVDSLHGQLTASIMAEKEELPQYKSITDKLAKLAGRVILNGPPTGVEVGNAIQHGGPYPSTSDSRFTSVGTGAIKRFVRPVCWQNWEQDMLPEELKDGNPLGIWRLVNGEMSK; encoded by the coding sequence ATGGAAACACAAAATTTAATTGGTTATCAATATATACAGAGCGGTAAAGCCTTCAGAGCGGTAAACCCCGCGACAGGTAGCGAACTTGACGCGGAATTTAATGCCGCCAGCTTGCAGGATGCTGATAAAGCCATGCAATTGGCCGCCCAGGCTTTTGAAACCTACAGCCTAACCGGTGGTAAAGGCAAAGCAGCTTTTTTGCGCAGCATTGCCGAAGAGATAAACGCCATTGGCGATACCTTAATACACCAGGCCATGGCCGAAAGCGGCCTGCCCGAGGCACGGCTGCAAGGGGAACGCGGGCGCACTACGGGTCAGTTGAATATGTATGCCAATTTGCTTGAGGAAGGTAGTTGGGTTGACGCGGTGATTGATACTGCCATACCAGATCGCACCCCACTACCGAGGGCAGATATCCGTAAAATGATGGTGCCGATTGGTCCGGCGGTGGTATTTGGGGCAAGTAACTTCCCCATGGCGTTTTCTGTTGCCGGCGGCGATACCTGCTCGGCTTTAGCATCTGGCTGCCCGGTAGTGGTAAAAGCGCATCCGGCGCACCCGGGTACCGGTGCGCTGGTTGGCGAAGCCATTAAAAAAGCCGCCCAAAAGCACGGTATGCCTGAGGGAGTGTTCTCCTTGCTTTACGATGATGGCTATACCATTGGCGAAGCTTTGGTGAAACACCCTAAAACAAAAATAGTTACGTTTACAGGCTCGCTAAAAGGGGGCATGGCACTTGTGAAAATGGCGCAGGACCGCGATGAGCCTATCCCGGTTTTTGCGGAAATGGGCAGTATAAATCCCGTTATATTATTACCAAAGGCTTTGGAAAAACGCGCCGAAGAACTAGCAAAATTATCGGCAGCAATAACCACCAATGCGGGGCAATTTTGCACACAGCCGGGTTTATTGCTGGCTGTTAGATCTGTCGCGTTAGGGAAATTTAAGACAGCGCTTGCTGCAGCTATAGCGGATGTTAATTCGGCCACTATGTTAACCCCGGGAATTTGTGCCAATTTTAATAAACTATCCGGCGACATGCTGGCAGATAGCAATGTTGAGGTTATAGCCAAATCCGACAAACTTAATACCGATTATATCAACCAGGGTATTGCCGTAGTTACCCAGATCAGCGCATCGGCTTTTTTGGCTGATGAAAAATATAAGGAAGAGATATTTGGCCCATATACCATGCTGGTAGTTGCCGATGATAAAGCGCAGTTGGAACAGGTAGTTGACAGCCTGCATGGCCAGCTCACCGCCAGCATTATGGCAGAGAAAGAAGAACTGCCGCAGTATAAAAGTATTACCGATAAACTGGCTAAATTAGCTGGCAGGGTAATATTGAATGGCCCGCCAACGGGGGTTGAAGTAGGGAATGCCATACAGCATGGCGGTCCGTATCCCTCAACCTCCGACAGTCGTTTTACATCAGTAGGTACAGGTGCAATCAAGCGCTTTGTGCGCCCGGTATGCTGGCAAAACTGGGAGCAGGATATGCTGCCGGAAGAATTAAAAGACGGCAACCCGCTTGGTATATGGCGATTGGTTAATGGGGAAATGAGCAAATAG
- a CDS encoding 4-hydroxyproline epimerase, translating to MNKTFFCIDAHTCGNPVRLVAGGGPNLVGANMSEKRQHFLREYDWIRKGLMFEPRGHDMMSGSILYPPHDPQNDVAVLFIETSGCLPMCGHGTIGTITIAIEEGLITPKTPGIVRMEAPAGLVLISYKQEGKKVKSVKLVNVPSYLAAEGLLVECPDLGLLTIDVSYGGNFYAIVDPQENFKGLENHTADQLISWSRVLRQRINEQYTFVHPENPTINGCSHILWAGKTISPEATARNAVFYGDKAIDRSPCGTGTSARMAQWHAKGLLKKGDKFIHESIIGSQFIGTVEDEVTLGGKPAIVPGIEGWAKVYGYNTIKIDDEDDPYAFGFQVL from the coding sequence ATGAATAAAACATTCTTCTGCATAGATGCGCATACCTGCGGTAACCCGGTGAGGTTGGTTGCCGGTGGCGGGCCAAATTTAGTTGGTGCCAACATGAGCGAAAAACGCCAGCATTTTCTGCGCGAGTACGACTGGATACGCAAGGGGCTGATGTTTGAGCCGCGGGGGCACGATATGATGTCGGGCAGTATATTATATCCCCCACATGATCCGCAGAACGATGTAGCTGTGCTGTTTATTGAAACCAGCGGCTGCCTGCCCATGTGCGGGCACGGTACCATCGGCACCATTACCATTGCTATCGAGGAGGGACTGATCACGCCGAAAACTCCCGGTATCGTGCGTATGGAAGCGCCGGCAGGGCTGGTTTTAATATCATACAAACAGGAAGGCAAAAAGGTGAAGTCGGTAAAGCTGGTAAATGTACCAAGCTACCTGGCTGCCGAAGGCCTGCTGGTAGAATGCCCCGACCTGGGTTTGCTAACTATTGATGTTAGTTATGGCGGTAACTTTTATGCCATTGTAGATCCGCAGGAAAACTTTAAGGGCCTGGAAAACCACACCGCAGATCAGTTGATATCATGGAGCCGTGTTTTACGGCAGCGGATAAATGAGCAATACACCTTTGTGCATCCCGAAAATCCAACTATAAACGGCTGTTCGCATATATTATGGGCCGGTAAAACCATATCGCCGGAGGCAACCGCCCGCAACGCTGTTTTTTATGGCGATAAGGCGATAGACAGATCGCCCTGCGGAACCGGCACATCTGCCCGTATGGCCCAATGGCATGCAAAAGGGTTATTAAAAAAAGGGGATAAATTTATACATGAAAGCATCATCGGCAGCCAGTTCATAGGCACGGTAGAAGATGAGGTAACGCTTGGCGGCAAGCCGGCTATTGTGCCGGGCATTGAAGGCTGGGCGAAAGTTTACGGATACAATACCATCAAAATTGATGACGAAGACGACCCATACGCGTTTGGCTTTCAGGTTTTGTAA
- a CDS encoding FAD-binding oxidoreductase yields MSKAIIIGGGIIGLFSAYYLNKSGWEVEILEQGDLTDNASFGNAGMIVPSHFIPLAAPGMVEQGIRWMFNSKSPFYVKPSLSPDLIGWGLKFLKAANKHHVERSAGALRDLSLLSKKLYQDLENDAYFDFGFADKGILMLFKTPKFEEEERHTAEKAVHLGLDAQYLTVDECQKLQPDIELDILGAVHYHCDAHLYPNKLVAGLVNHLEKAGVNIHRNTPVTNIKHAGGEVTQVISNDKSFKGDAYILAGGAWTPAIAKLAGLKIPLMPGKGYSFMVDEPRHRMTIPSLLCEARVSVTPMNGQIRFGGTMEIGKINQQVNMSRVAGIVESIPQYFPDFTPALPRQKDIWFGFRPCSPDGLPYIGLSGKYKNLAVATGHGMMGLSLAPATGKLIEEVLNNNTASAGISQFSPDRYQ; encoded by the coding sequence ATGAGTAAAGCAATAATAATAGGCGGTGGAATAATAGGGCTCTTTTCAGCGTATTACCTGAACAAATCAGGCTGGGAAGTAGAGATACTGGAGCAGGGCGACCTGACGGACAATGCTTCATTCGGTAATGCAGGCATGATCGTGCCAAGCCATTTTATACCGTTGGCGGCGCCGGGCATGGTTGAGCAGGGCATCCGGTGGATGTTTAACAGCAAAAGTCCGTTTTATGTAAAACCAAGCCTAAGTCCCGACCTGATAGGATGGGGACTTAAATTCCTGAAAGCGGCCAATAAACATCATGTCGAACGTTCGGCAGGTGCCTTACGCGACCTGTCCCTGCTCAGCAAAAAACTTTATCAAGACCTTGAAAATGACGCTTACTTTGATTTTGGCTTTGCCGACAAGGGTATACTGATGCTTTTTAAAACGCCTAAATTTGAAGAAGAAGAACGCCATACCGCCGAAAAAGCGGTGCATTTAGGACTTGATGCCCAATATCTTACTGTAGACGAATGCCAGAAACTGCAGCCGGATATCGAGTTGGATATTTTAGGCGCGGTGCATTACCATTGCGACGCGCATTTATATCCCAATAAACTGGTGGCGGGTTTGGTTAATCATTTAGAAAAAGCGGGGGTTAACATACACCGCAACACACCTGTTACTAATATAAAGCATGCCGGCGGCGAAGTAACACAGGTCATCAGCAATGATAAAAGCTTTAAGGGCGATGCTTATATTTTAGCCGGGGGTGCATGGACACCTGCAATAGCAAAACTGGCGGGGTTAAAAATACCGCTTATGCCGGGTAAGGGTTATTCGTTTATGGTTGATGAGCCACGGCACCGCATGACCATCCCCTCGTTACTTTGCGAGGCAAGAGTATCGGTAACGCCAATGAACGGGCAAATACGTTTTGGCGGTACCATGGAGATAGGCAAAATAAACCAGCAGGTGAATATGAGCCGGGTGGCAGGCATCGTGGAATCCATCCCTCAATATTTCCCCGATTTTACGCCTGCCTTGCCCCGGCAAAAAGATATATGGTTTGGTTTCCGCCCCTGCTCGCCTGACGGGTTGCCTTATATAGGCCTATCGGGCAAGTACAAGAATCTGGCAGTTGCTACCGGGCACGGCATGATGGGCTTAAGCCTTGCGCCCGCTACCGGCAAACTGATAGAAGAAGTACTGAATAACAACACCGCTTCGGCGGGTATTAGCCAGTTTTCGCCTGACAGATATCAATAA
- a CDS encoding DUF5777 family beta-barrel protein, whose amino-acid sequence MKRSLLFIMLLCTAGLSKGQTTPTDTASSTDALMKTLSAQEKGEPVIATFKATRLILSQTTETVKKNELNFLVIHRFGDIGGSAGGGKTLWGLDNSSDIYIGFEYGLSDNLNIDFGRSKFESLLELGLKYNLLHQKTDESIPFALTLIGKTGLKTYHSNTTLFDNYSNRFSHLLQAVVARKFSPALSLQVSPMYLMNNVPFPFLAGNEKNIFALSAAGRLKFSKRIGLLIDYVHPFSDFRNNSTDPRFYDGLGVGIEIETGGHVFTINFTNAQAISEFNYLNDTESSWGKGQFRLGFTISRIFDFNRKHKSDY is encoded by the coding sequence ATGAAAAGATCCCTCTTGTTTATTATGCTGTTATGTACAGCCGGCTTGTCAAAAGGTCAAACTACCCCAACAGATACCGCGTCATCCACAGATGCACTGATGAAAACCCTTAGCGCGCAAGAGAAGGGCGAGCCTGTGATAGCCACCTTTAAGGCAACGCGTTTGATATTATCGCAAACCACCGAAACGGTTAAAAAGAATGAGCTTAACTTTTTGGTGATACATCGCTTCGGCGATATCGGCGGATCGGCGGGAGGCGGCAAAACGCTTTGGGGACTTGATAACTCGTCTGATATCTATATCGGTTTTGAATACGGCCTTAGCGATAACCTGAACATCGATTTCGGTCGCAGCAAGTTCGAATCATTGCTTGAGCTGGGCCTGAAATATAACCTGCTTCATCAAAAAACCGACGAAAGCATCCCATTCGCCCTCACTTTAATTGGCAAAACCGGGCTTAAAACCTACCACTCAAACACTACGCTTTTTGATAATTACAGCAACCGTTTCTCGCATCTGCTGCAGGCGGTTGTAGCCCGTAAATTTTCACCAGCTTTATCGTTGCAGGTATCACCTATGTATTTGATGAATAATGTCCCATTTCCATTTTTGGCGGGTAACGAGAAAAATATCTTCGCCCTATCGGCAGCAGGTCGTTTGAAGTTCTCGAAACGGATAGGGCTGCTGATCGATTATGTGCATCCCTTCTCTGATTTCAGGAACAACAGCACTGATCCACGCTTTTACGACGGTTTAGGCGTAGGTATCGAAATTGAGACCGGCGGGCACGTATTTACCATCAACTTTACCAACGCACAGGCCATATCGGAGTTTAATTACCTTAACGATACCGAATCGAGCTGGGGCAAAGGTCAGTTCCGTTTAGGATTTACCATCTCCAGGATATTTGATTTTAACAGGAAACACAAATCGGATTATTGA
- a CDS encoding YceI family protein, with protein sequence MKYIGVILLVWFTTNQAGQDIYACKNAVVTLYSKAPIEDIEARTDKGVSVLNTSTGELAFSIPIRSFKFDKALMQEHFNENYMESDKYPQATFRGKLTDKVDVTKDGAYPVVASGILEVHGVKQSRTIPGKLIVNNGVISLSSTFMVACKDHKIDIPTLVFHNIAETLRITVSAIYSPYK encoded by the coding sequence ATGAAATATATCGGAGTAATATTACTCGTCTGGTTTACTACAAACCAAGCGGGGCAGGATATCTATGCCTGTAAAAACGCGGTAGTAACACTTTATTCAAAGGCGCCCATAGAAGATATTGAAGCCCGTACCGACAAGGGGGTATCAGTTCTTAACACCTCAACCGGCGAACTTGCATTTAGCATCCCCATCCGCTCTTTTAAGTTTGATAAGGCGCTGATGCAGGAGCATTTTAACGAAAACTATATGGAGAGCGATAAGTACCCGCAAGCCACCTTCAGGGGTAAGTTAACCGATAAGGTTGATGTCACAAAAGACGGTGCTTACCCTGTGGTGGCAAGCGGGATACTTGAGGTGCACGGGGTAAAGCAAAGCCGCACCATCCCGGGCAAATTAATAGTAAACAATGGCGTCATAAGCCTTTCATCGACGTTTATGGTGGCCTGTAAAGATCATAAGATAGACATCCCAACGCTGGTTTTCCACAACATTGCTGAAACCCTCAGGATAACGGTATCGGCAATTTATTCACCCTATAAATAA
- a CDS encoding RNA polymerase sigma factor → MYADKVIFKINRIPNMGEDELYQLVKGCLNNDRLSQKLLYKAFYGFAMGICLRYAANRYEASEIMNQGFYKVFKNLDKYDTGKPFKAWLGRIMVNTSIDYYRSNLKVAYTEELDKAEHINDTEYADRNLNYNELLEMITRLPRAYRTIFNLFAIEGYTHEEIGDMLNISTGTSKSNLHKAREKLKVMIAESNRMPNKPNPPSNDTIISITQQSNPNLSVSFVNNVTKK, encoded by the coding sequence ATGTATGCAGATAAGGTAATATTTAAGATAAACAGAATCCCCAATATGGGCGAAGATGAACTGTACCAACTGGTAAAAGGTTGTTTAAACAATGACAGGTTGAGCCAAAAGCTGTTATATAAAGCTTTTTATGGCTTTGCCATGGGCATTTGTTTACGCTACGCAGCCAACCGGTACGAAGCTTCGGAAATCATGAACCAGGGGTTTTACAAGGTATTTAAAAACTTGGACAAATACGACACAGGGAAGCCCTTTAAAGCATGGCTTGGCCGTATCATGGTAAACACATCAATAGATTATTACCGGTCTAACTTAAAGGTGGCTTATACAGAAGAACTGGATAAGGCAGAGCATATCAACGATACAGAATATGCTGACAGGAATTTAAATTATAACGAATTGCTGGAGATGATAACCAGGCTACCGCGTGCCTACCGCACCATATTCAACTTATTTGCCATTGAAGGGTATACGCATGAAGAAATCGGCGACATGCTGAATATCAGTACAGGCACATCAAAATCTAACCTGCACAAAGCACGCGAAAAACTAAAAGTAATGATAGCCGAAAGCAACCGTATGCCCAATAAGCCGAACCCGCCATCAAACGATACCATTATATCCATAACGCAGCAAAGTAACCCCAACCTGTCTGTTTCTTTTGTGAATAACGTAACCAAAAAATGA
- a CDS encoding AraC family transcriptional regulator codes for MKVLPFTIPVPHDKTIIVQRETLPSFYPHLHRHAEVQITRVREGHGTLLAGNSMHPFGPGEIYVLGVNLPHVFKSSTEYFEEDSNLTIDALTIFFDPKGKMSALFDLPEMKAVQLFFEQWQCGFKIPAAGYVFFSSLIDKVEKSAGASQMAAFIEMLHMMSKVDGLQPLSTVNYAQPLTDPEGVRIASVYNYIMHNFSKPLTLDEVAQQAHLTPNAFCRYFKKHTRVTFTAFVNKVRVNQACKLLVSSNYNSIADVAYNCGFTSVTNFNYVFKNVTGRAPRDYVNEYERELKVKPR; via the coding sequence ATGAAAGTACTGCCTTTTACCATACCTGTTCCGCACGATAAAACCATTATAGTACAGCGCGAGACACTGCCGAGCTTTTACCCGCATTTGCACCGCCACGCCGAGGTGCAGATAACCCGAGTAAGGGAAGGGCATGGTACTTTGCTTGCCGGGAATAGTATGCACCCGTTTGGGCCCGGCGAAATATATGTACTTGGCGTAAACCTGCCGCATGTATTTAAAAGCAGTACCGAATATTTTGAGGAAGACAGCAACTTAACTATCGACGCGCTTACCATTTTTTTCGATCCGAAGGGTAAAATGTCGGCGTTGTTTGATTTGCCCGAAATGAAAGCCGTACAATTGTTTTTTGAACAATGGCAGTGCGGGTTTAAAATACCTGCGGCCGGTTATGTATTTTTTTCGTCATTGATCGATAAGGTTGAAAAGTCTGCAGGCGCTTCGCAAATGGCGGCTTTTATTGAAATGCTGCACATGATGAGTAAAGTTGACGGGCTGCAGCCATTATCGACAGTAAACTATGCCCAACCCCTTACCGATCCTGAAGGGGTAAGAATAGCATCGGTGTATAATTATATTATGCATAATTTTAGTAAGCCGCTAACACTGGACGAGGTTGCACAGCAGGCGCATTTAACGCCCAATGCCTTCTGCCGTTATTTTAAAAAGCACACCCGGGTAACGTTTACCGCTTTTGTAAATAAGGTTAGGGTAAACCAGGCCTGCAAATTATTGGTAAGCAGTAACTACAACAGTATAGCCGATGTTGCTTATAATTGCGGCTTTACCAGTGTTACCAATTTTAATTATGTATTTAAGAACGTTACCGGCAGGGCACCGAGAGACTATGTAAACGAATACGAGCGGGAACTGAAAGTAAAGCCACGATAA